A part of Streptomyces sp. NBC_01451 genomic DNA contains:
- a CDS encoding MMPL family transporter has product MATFLYKLGRLAFRRRWYVALMWLAVLAAVGAGAATAPAAPDADNTMPGIESQKAFDLMDQRFPGSNAHGANARVVFVAPGGEKVTATENRAAITKFVGEVADGSQVASAANPFQAQAVSEDATTAYATVSYKAKPDDLTDATKNHLRNAIKEAQGSGLTVEVGGTALATTPAAGATAEAIGIAIAALVLIVTFGSLAAAGLPLLTAVIGVGVSMASILALSSALGLSSTTGTLASMLGLACGIDYAVFIVSRYREERGKGHGPQEAAALATGTAGSAVVFAGLTVVIALAGLMVVGVPMLTKMGLAAAGAVGVGVLVALTLVPALVGFWPNALLSRSARKTGQIKQAAEHNGGTRWARFVLRRPIPVLIASVAGLGALAIPVTDLQLGTSGDEAKPTSTTERRAYDDLATAFGPGFNGPLTIVVDARGAADAKRAVVTISEKIAATKGVVSVSQARFNPAGDTAIFSAVPADAPTSTKTQDLVKTIRSDRPATVAGTDAEFSVTGTTAANIDVAQKMQDALVPYLIVVVGLAIVLLLLVFRSVLVPLKAALGFLLSVLAALGSVIAVFQWGWGASLLGVETTGPIMSMMPIFLVGIVFGLAMDYEVFLVARMREAYVHGDGPKQAVVTGFRYSARVVVAAALIMMAVFSGFIGAGESIIKMIGFGLAVAVLFDAFVVRMALVPAVLALLGKAAWWMPGWLDKVLPRVDVEGEALAHQAATPQYGADGTTDREAVQV; this is encoded by the coding sequence GTGGCCACCTTCCTGTACAAGCTGGGCCGACTGGCCTTCCGGCGGCGCTGGTACGTCGCCCTGATGTGGCTGGCGGTGCTCGCCGCCGTCGGTGCCGGTGCCGCCACGGCGCCCGCCGCTCCCGACGCCGACAACACGATGCCGGGAATCGAGTCCCAGAAGGCCTTCGACCTGATGGACCAGCGGTTCCCCGGCTCCAACGCGCACGGCGCGAACGCCCGGGTGGTGTTCGTGGCGCCGGGCGGCGAGAAGGTCACCGCCACCGAGAACAGGGCGGCGATCACGAAGTTCGTGGGCGAGGTGGCCGACGGCTCACAGGTCGCGTCCGCCGCGAACCCCTTCCAGGCACAGGCGGTCAGCGAGGACGCGACCACCGCCTACGCCACCGTCAGCTACAAGGCGAAGCCCGACGATCTCACCGACGCCACCAAGAACCACCTCCGGAACGCCATCAAGGAGGCGCAGGGCTCGGGGCTGACCGTCGAGGTCGGCGGTACCGCGCTGGCGACGACACCCGCGGCGGGCGCCACGGCCGAGGCGATCGGTATCGCCATCGCGGCCCTCGTCCTGATCGTCACCTTCGGTTCGCTGGCCGCCGCCGGGCTCCCGCTGCTGACCGCGGTCATCGGTGTGGGCGTCAGCATGGCGTCGATCCTGGCGCTGAGCAGCGCGCTCGGTCTGTCCTCGACGACCGGGACGCTGGCCAGCATGCTGGGGCTGGCCTGCGGTATCGACTACGCGGTGTTCATCGTCTCCCGGTACCGGGAGGAACGCGGCAAGGGCCACGGCCCGCAGGAGGCGGCGGCGCTCGCGACCGGCACCGCCGGGTCGGCGGTCGTCTTCGCCGGGCTCACCGTCGTCATCGCGCTGGCCGGACTCATGGTCGTCGGCGTGCCGATGCTGACGAAGATGGGGCTGGCCGCCGCCGGCGCGGTCGGCGTGGGCGTGCTCGTCGCGCTGACGCTGGTCCCGGCCCTGGTCGGGTTCTGGCCGAACGCGCTGCTCTCGCGCTCCGCCCGGAAGACCGGGCAGATCAAGCAGGCCGCCGAGCACAACGGCGGCACCCGCTGGGCCCGGTTCGTGCTGCGCCGCCCGATCCCGGTGCTGATCGCCTCGGTGGCCGGTCTCGGCGCCCTCGCGATACCCGTGACGGACCTCCAGCTGGGCACGTCCGGTGACGAGGCCAAGCCGACGTCCACCACCGAGCGCCGCGCCTACGACGACCTCGCGACGGCCTTCGGCCCGGGCTTCAACGGTCCCCTGACGATCGTCGTGGACGCCAGGGGCGCTGCCGACGCCAAGCGCGCGGTGGTGACGATCTCCGAGAAGATCGCCGCCACGAAGGGCGTCGTGTCGGTGTCCCAGGCCCGCTTCAACCCCGCAGGCGACACCGCGATCTTCTCCGCGGTCCCGGCCGACGCGCCGACCAGCACGAAGACGCAGGACCTCGTGAAGACCATCCGGTCCGACCGGCCGGCCACGGTGGCCGGCACGGACGCGGAGTTCAGCGTCACCGGCACCACGGCGGCCAACATCGACGTCGCCCAGAAGATGCAGGACGCGCTGGTCCCGTACCTGATCGTGGTCGTGGGTCTGGCCATCGTGCTGCTCCTGCTGGTCTTCCGGTCGGTCCTCGTACCCCTCAAGGCGGCCCTCGGCTTCCTCCTGTCGGTGCTGGCCGCGCTCGGCTCCGTCATCGCGGTCTTCCAGTGGGGCTGGGGCGCCTCGCTCCTCGGCGTCGAGACCACCGGCCCGATCATGAGCATGATGCCGATCTTCCTGGTGGGCATCGTCTTCGGACTGGCCATGGACTACGAGGTGTTCCTCGTCGCCCGGATGCGGGAGGCCTACGTCCACGGCGACGGACCCAAGCAGGCGGTCGTGACCGGGTTCCGGTACAGCGCGCGGGTCGTGGTCGCCGCCGCACTGATCATGATGGCCGTCTTCTCCGGGTTCATCGGGGCCGGCGAGTCCATCATCAAGATGATCGGCTTCGGACTGGCCGTGGCCGTCCTGTTCGACGCCTTCGTCGTCCGCATGGCGCTCGTCCCCGCCGTGCTGGCCCTGCTCGGCAAGGCCGCCTGGTGGATGCCCGGCTGGCTGGACAAGGTACTGCCGCGGGTCGACGTGGAGGGCGAGGCCCTCGCGCACCAGGCGGCCACACCCCAGTACGGGGCGGACGGAACGACAGACCGGGAGGCGGTCCAGGTCTGA
- a CDS encoding sensor histidine kinase, giving the protein MSSSIERYIAGHPRVVDTVTVVTLFVLFLVGARISLPGTTQREALWPAVVIAVNACAGVLLSRSHPRTAVTVTTVCAMTASALGYLLTVLMLAPAMVAIYWLAVLTDRRTTRRHCFGVIVMLVATATLLDPVDHPLVLKTVAPIAYVLVAVVTGSARRMRRAYLDAVHARADHAERTREEEARHRVTEERMRIARELHDVVAHHLALANAQATTAAHLARSDPEQTRRMLNDLTGTTSSALRELKATVGLLRHADDVEAPLEPAPGLSRLPELIDTVRSGGLGVTLTTVGRERPLSPGVDLTAYRIVQEALTNITKHAAGAAACVRLAYSADRLAITVTNNATATFPVGRVAAVPARGFGLIGMRERAHSVGGNLEAGHRPEGGFEVSTALPLYPQPTEEEERTS; this is encoded by the coding sequence ATGAGTAGCAGCATCGAGCGTTACATCGCGGGCCATCCCCGTGTCGTCGACACGGTGACGGTCGTGACGCTGTTCGTCCTCTTCCTGGTCGGCGCCCGGATCAGCCTGCCCGGAACCACCCAGCGCGAGGCCCTGTGGCCCGCCGTGGTCATCGCCGTCAACGCGTGCGCGGGCGTGCTGCTGAGCCGCAGCCATCCCCGTACGGCTGTCACCGTGACCACGGTCTGCGCGATGACGGCGAGCGCGCTGGGCTATCTGCTCACCGTGCTGATGCTGGCCCCCGCCATGGTGGCGATCTACTGGCTGGCGGTCCTCACCGACCGGCGCACGACCCGCCGCCACTGCTTCGGCGTGATCGTCATGCTGGTGGCCACGGCCACGCTCCTCGACCCTGTCGACCACCCGCTCGTCCTCAAGACGGTCGCCCCCATCGCCTACGTACTGGTCGCCGTCGTCACCGGCAGCGCGCGACGCATGCGCCGTGCCTATCTGGACGCCGTGCACGCCCGCGCCGACCACGCCGAGCGGACCCGCGAGGAGGAGGCCCGCCACCGGGTGACCGAGGAACGCATGCGCATCGCCCGGGAGCTGCACGACGTCGTCGCCCACCATCTGGCCCTGGCCAACGCCCAGGCGACCACCGCCGCGCATCTGGCGCGCAGCGACCCCGAGCAGACCCGCCGGATGCTCAACGACCTCACCGGCACCACCTCCTCGGCACTGCGCGAACTCAAGGCCACCGTCGGTCTGCTGCGCCACGCCGACGACGTCGAAGCCCCCCTCGAACCGGCCCCCGGGCTCTCCCGGCTCCCCGAACTGATCGACACGGTCCGGTCCGGCGGGCTCGGGGTCACCCTCACGACGGTGGGCAGGGAACGCCCGCTGTCCCCGGGGGTGGACCTGACGGCGTACCGGATCGTGCAGGAGGCGCTCACCAACATCACCAAGCACGCGGCCGGAGCGGCGGCCTGCGTGCGGCTCGCGTACTCGGCGGACCGGCTGGCCATCACGGTCACCAACAACGCCACCGCCACGTTCCCCGTCGGTCGCGTCGCAGCCGTGCCGGCACGCGGTTTCGGTCTCATCGGTATGCGGGAGCGCGCCCACTCCGTAGGCGGCAACCTGGAGGCAGGGCACCGCCCGGAGGGCGGCTTCGAGGTCTCCACCGCGCTGCCCCTCTACCCCCAGCCCACGGAAGAAGAAGAGCGCACCTCATGA
- a CDS encoding response regulator transcription factor — MTIRVLLADDQALLRATFRILVDSEADMTVIGEATDGREAVELTRTHLPDVVLMDIRMPGTDGLAATAAICADPELSATRVLILTTFETDEYVAQALRAGASGFLGKDVTAETLLAGIRTVFSGESLLSPNATRTLITRFLNSPAPGTQLATPETLAALTTREREVMCLAAEGRSNDEIAEKLYVSPLTVRTHVHRAMTKLGARDRAQLVVVAYQSGLVRALPPQGS, encoded by the coding sequence ATGACGATTCGCGTCCTGCTCGCCGACGACCAGGCACTCCTCCGGGCGACGTTCCGGATCCTGGTCGACTCCGAGGCCGACATGACGGTGATCGGTGAGGCCACCGACGGCCGGGAGGCGGTCGAGCTGACCCGCACCCACCTTCCCGACGTGGTCCTCATGGACATCCGTATGCCCGGCACCGACGGACTGGCCGCAACCGCCGCGATCTGCGCCGATCCGGAACTGTCCGCGACGCGGGTGCTGATCCTGACGACGTTCGAGACGGACGAGTACGTGGCGCAGGCGCTGCGGGCCGGCGCCAGCGGCTTCCTCGGCAAGGACGTCACCGCCGAGACGCTGCTCGCCGGTATCCGCACGGTGTTCTCCGGCGAGTCCCTCCTGTCCCCCAACGCCACCCGCACCCTCATCACCCGCTTCCTCAACTCCCCCGCGCCGGGCACCCAGTTGGCGACCCCGGAGACGCTCGCGGCGCTCACCACCCGTGAGCGGGAGGTGATGTGCCTGGCGGCCGAGGGCAGATCCAACGACGAGATCGCGGAGAAGCTGTACGTCAGCCCGCTGACCGTGCGTACCCATGTGCACCGCGCGATGACCAAGCTGGGTGCCCGCGACCGGGCCCAACTGGTCGTCGTCGCCTACCAGTCGGGGCTGGTGCGGGCCCTGCCGCCGCAGGGGTCGTGA
- a CDS encoding cation:proton antiporter, which produces MHSQVLLIEFGSIILALGLLGRMAARLSFSPIPLYLLAGLAFGKGGLLPLGASEEFIATGAEIGVILLLLMLGLEYTASDLVSNLKSHYPSGLVDFTLNALPGAAAALLLGWGPVAAVVLAGVTWISSSGVIAKVLGDLGRVGNRETPVILSILVLEDLAMAVYLPIVTALVAGVSLAAGSVTLAIALGAAGLVLFVAVRFGRVISRFVSSDDPEKLLLVVLGLTILVAGIAQELQVSAAVGAFLVGIALSGEVAEGAHTLLSPLRDLFAAIFFVFFGLHTDPASIPPVLLPALALAVVTAGTKIATGHWAARRAGISVKGRWRAGGALVARGEFSIVIAGLAVTAGIEPDLGPLATAYVLILVVAGPLTARWTEPLAARVGAWRARRARPQTPATAPTDEPVQPTAVGD; this is translated from the coding sequence ATGCACTCCCAGGTTCTGCTGATCGAGTTCGGCTCCATCATCCTCGCGCTCGGGCTGCTCGGCCGGATGGCCGCCCGGCTGAGCTTCTCCCCGATACCCCTCTACCTGCTCGCCGGTCTCGCCTTCGGCAAAGGCGGACTGCTGCCACTCGGCGCGAGCGAGGAGTTCATCGCCACCGGTGCCGAGATCGGCGTCATCCTGCTGCTGTTGATGCTCGGGCTCGAATACACGGCCAGCGATCTCGTCTCCAACCTCAAGTCCCACTACCCCTCGGGCCTGGTGGACTTCACCCTGAACGCGCTCCCGGGGGCCGCCGCCGCCCTGCTGCTCGGCTGGGGCCCGGTCGCCGCCGTCGTGCTCGCCGGGGTCACCTGGATCTCGTCGTCCGGTGTCATCGCCAAGGTGCTGGGCGACCTGGGCCGGGTCGGCAACCGCGAAACCCCCGTGATCCTCAGCATCCTGGTGCTGGAGGACCTGGCGATGGCGGTCTACCTGCCGATCGTCACCGCGCTGGTGGCCGGGGTCTCGCTCGCCGCCGGCAGCGTGACGCTGGCGATCGCGCTCGGGGCCGCCGGCCTGGTGCTGTTCGTGGCGGTCCGCTTCGGCCGGGTCATCTCCCGGTTCGTCTCCAGCGACGACCCCGAGAAACTGCTGCTGGTCGTCCTCGGTCTGACCATCCTCGTCGCGGGCATCGCCCAGGAGCTCCAGGTCTCCGCCGCCGTGGGGGCGTTCCTCGTCGGGATCGCGCTGTCGGGTGAGGTCGCGGAGGGTGCGCACACGCTGCTCAGCCCGCTCAGGGACCTGTTCGCGGCCATCTTCTTCGTCTTCTTCGGGCTGCACACCGACCCGGCCAGCATCCCGCCCGTGCTGCTGCCGGCCCTCGCCCTGGCCGTCGTCACGGCGGGCACGAAGATCGCCACCGGCCACTGGGCGGCCCGCCGCGCCGGAATCTCGGTCAAGGGCCGCTGGCGGGCGGGCGGCGCGCTCGTCGCCCGCGGCGAGTTCTCCATCGTCATCGCGGGCCTCGCGGTCACCGCCGGCATCGAGCCCGACCTCGGCCCGCTGGCCACCGCCTACGTCCTGATCCTGGTCGTCGCCGGCCCGCTCACCGCCCGCTGGACCGAGCCCCTGGCCGCCCGGGTCGGCGCGTGGCGAGCCCGGCGCGCCCGCCCGCAGACCCCGGCCACGGCACCGACGGACGAGCCGGTACAGCCCACGGCCGTCGGCGACTGA
- a CDS encoding cation:proton antiporter regulatory subunit, producing the protein MSAPRLRATPLPGIGVQYDLVTREQRHLSVIAHRDGGRTVSLYRDDDPDSCAQSLRLTAPEAASLIDALSPSHHSSSLLSTTPLGLVAERIEVAAGSRWNGRVLGETRMRTETGASVVAVLRRAEAIPSPTPAFRLAGGDVIIVIGTREGVDAAAAILGRE; encoded by the coding sequence GTGTCTGCGCCACGCCTGCGGGCCACTCCGCTGCCGGGTATAGGAGTTCAGTACGACCTCGTCACGCGTGAGCAACGGCATCTGTCGGTGATCGCCCACCGCGACGGCGGCCGTACCGTCAGCCTGTACCGGGACGACGATCCGGACTCGTGCGCCCAGTCGCTGCGGCTCACCGCGCCCGAGGCCGCCTCGCTGATCGACGCGCTGAGCCCCTCGCACCACAGCTCCAGTCTGCTGTCCACGACGCCGCTGGGGCTGGTGGCGGAGCGGATCGAGGTGGCCGCGGGCTCGCGCTGGAACGGGCGGGTGCTCGGGGAGACGCGGATGCGGACGGAGACCGGTGCGTCCGTGGTCGCCGTGCTGCGCCGGGCCGAGGCGATCCCCTCCCCGACGCCCGCCTTCCGGCTGGCCGGCGGGGACGTCATCATCGTGATCGGCACCCGCGAGGGCGTCGACGCCGCCGCGGCGATACTCGGACGGGAGTGA
- a CDS encoding DinB family protein: MSTTPDGRPIPPANADERAMLSAWLDFHRATLALKCEGLDDRQVRLASAAPSEMTLLGLVQHLAEVERNWFQRVFAGLDVPVVHPEGKGDGFTLVPGRGLDEALAVWRAEIARSRELVAAAASLDESGRLSEAEAALAGTQGLSLRWIMVHMIEEYARHNGHADLLRELVDGATGA; this comes from the coding sequence ATGTCGACTACACCGGACGGCCGCCCCATCCCTCCCGCGAACGCCGACGAACGCGCCATGCTGAGCGCCTGGCTCGACTTCCACCGCGCCACCCTCGCCCTCAAGTGCGAGGGACTCGACGACAGGCAGGTGAGGCTCGCCTCTGCGGCGCCCTCGGAGATGACGCTGCTCGGGCTCGTCCAGCACCTGGCCGAGGTCGAACGGAACTGGTTCCAGCGGGTGTTCGCGGGCCTCGACGTGCCCGTCGTCCACCCGGAGGGCAAGGGTGACGGTTTCACCCTGGTCCCCGGGCGCGGGCTCGACGAGGCGCTGGCCGTCTGGCGGGCGGAGATCGCGCGGAGCCGGGAGCTGGTCGCCGCCGCTGCCTCACTGGACGAGTCCGGACGCCTGTCCGAGGCGGAAGCGGCTCTGGCCGGTACCCAGGGGCTCTCGCTGCGCTGGATCATGGTGCACATGATCGAGGAGTACGCACGCCACAACGGCCACGCCGACCTCCTGCGCGAACTCGTCGACGGTGCCACGGGGGCCTGA